The following are from one region of the Magallana gigas chromosome 4, xbMagGiga1.1, whole genome shotgun sequence genome:
- the LOC105348424 gene encoding E3 ubiquitin-protein ligase TRIM71, translated as MDPLNSAQDVVLCTNCTSSAALLHCDICHLDLCEDCVIQHISDISKDHKVVPITQKGSTPDYPICLKHSTRRCQLHCVQCDIPICVQCSSSKEHKGHTFVDIKRAFESKKDILERDLQELEKYIRPKYLETVSSILVQKTDMIKHFQKIATALIEHGEAIQNEINNTIKLLKSDLDEMGFKHLAILNEKEDNISQTMSEITQNIADIKKLLESNDICLVTTYKSRIAEFRKLPPHIKVKFPIFSPQKIDRDQISQCFGTLSSLSFTTEDQVFSSETPETESSQLGRPLMNEPFIITTIKCKYNSLFHVACQEDDKVWTSGQDNMIKLYNLQGELLKSIQTKSGSRPGDVSVTNGGDLVYTDDKDKSVNIVNNTKIQEVIRLRGWIPRNVCCTTSGDLLVIMDNKQNTKVVRYSYSKESQSIQFNDKGQPLYSSGGYIKYISENKTLDICVSDVQARAVVVVSKAGKIRFRYTGPPSTTYGSFCPIGIATDSHGRILTADYTNDLIHILDQDGQFLRYIDNCHLQGPWGLCVDTNDNLFVAEHKTGEVKKIQYYMLAEKS; from the coding sequence atggATCCTCTAAACAGTGCCCAGGATGTTGTTCTCTGCACCAACTGTACATCCTCTGCAGCCCTACTGCACTGTGATATTTGTCACTTAGATCTATGCGAGGATTGCGTCATTCAACACATTTCAGATATATCAAAGGACCATAAAGTCGTCCCCATTACACAGAAAGGATCCACTCCTGATTATCCAATCTGCCTCAAACATTCCACGAGACGGTGCCAACTCCACTGTGTACAATGCGACATTCCAATTTGTGTGCAGTGTTCTTCCTCGAAAGAGCACAAAGGTCATACATTTGTTGACATAAAGAGAGCTTTTGAAAGCAAAAAAGACATCTTAGAAAGAGATTTACAAGAACTTGAGAAATATATTCGTCCAAAATACCTAGAGACTGTGTCTAGCATTCTAGTTCAGAAAACAGATATGATTAAACACTTTCAGAAAATAGCTACAGCTCTAATTGAACATGGAGAGGCTATACAAAATGAGATTAATAATACAATCAAATTGCTCAAATCTGATCTAGATGAAATGGGCTTCAAACATCTTGCTATCTTAAATGAAAAGGAAGATAATATATCACAAACGATGTCTGAAATCACCCAGAATATTgctgatatcaaaaaattacTGGAATCAAATGATATATGTCTTGTTACTACATACAAATCTAGAATTGCTGAATTTCGGAAACTGCCTCCACATATTAAGGTTAAATTCCCTATTTTTTCTCCTCAGAAGATTGACAGAGATCAGATTTCTCAATGTTTTGGGACATTATCATCGTTATCCTTTACAACAGAAGATCAAGTCTTCTCATCAGAGACCCCAGAAACTGAGTCATCTCAACTAGGAAGACCTCTGATGAATGAACCATTCATAATTACCactataaaatgtaaatataactcACTTTTCCATGTCGCTTGCCAGGAAGATGATAAAGTCTGGACCAGTGGTCAGGACAACATGATAAAACTCTATAACCTCCAAGGGGAACTTCTGAAGTCAATCCAAACCAAATCAGGGAGTAGACCCGGTGATGTATCAGTTACCAATGGTGGGGATCTTGTGTACACCGATGATAAAGACAAGAGTGTGAATATAGTAAATAATACAAAGATACAGGAagtgatcagactacggggATGGATACCTCGAAATGTCTGTTGTACCACCTCTGGCGACCTATTGGTCATCATGGACAATAAACAGAACACTAAAGTTGTCCGTTACTCTTACTCCAAAGAAAGCCAGAGCATTCAATTCAACGACAAAGGACAACCGCTATACTCATCTGGGGGTTatattaaatacatcagtgaaAATAAGACCTTAGATATATGTGTGTCTGACGTTCAAGCCCGTGCAGTTGTAGTGGTCAGTAAGGCCGGTAAAATTAGGTTTAGATACACTGGTCCTCCATCTACCACATATGGATCATTTTGTCCGATTGGAATCGCTACGGACAGCCACGGTCGGATTCTCACCGCGGACTATACCAACGACcttatccacatcctggatcaggacggacagttcctccgctacattgacaactgtcatttacagggTCCATGGGGTCTATGTGTGGACACCAATGACAACCTTTTTGTGGCCGAGCACAAAACAGGGGaagtgaagaaaatccaatATTACATGCTAGCAGAAAAATCCTAA